DNA sequence from the Liolophura sinensis isolate JHLJ2023 chromosome 1, CUHK_Ljap_v2, whole genome shotgun sequence genome:
TGGGTAACAATTGGCATTAATCTGTAATTTGCATCTAAAGATCACTAATATCAATGCCCATGGTATGTTGATTAACCATTGATAACAAATCCCTCATCGACCATAATGGCACAAGTTTCATTATCCATTGTACAAAAGTGACTATTAACTGATAACTGACTTTATTAATTGACAGTTAACtttattaactttagtctggactaaactTCCACTGGTTTTGTATTAGGCCCAGAATCGTTCTAacatttaagcctggcttaacatTTTTATAATCCACGTTTGAACAACTGAAGGACAAATCCGGTAACCATAAATGTTAGAACCTGAAATAAAACTCTTGAAATTGttgcaccttacatttaaactTGGCGATCCTATATTTCGTCATTTAATTTTGGGAGCTGTATACCTACAGTGATGCGAGGAAGGTACCACAGGGTGGACTTCTCGACCATTTTGTCATCATCCCGGGAAAACTCACGTGGACATGTTTAACTATTGCGACAATCGTAAGTTGGCTTGacattgcacatgtgtatgATTTGTTTGTGATTTCGTACGACTATCCGAGTAAGATCCATTCTGCCGATGTTTCAAAAGCGTTTGTAATTTAGTCTTTCGGACAAATCAAGTTGGTACTTCATCCAAATATTGTGGTCGAGGGTTTTAGGATCATCAGCACAACATAAAGAACAGAGCAGAGTTGTTGGAATCCGTGAAAAGGTTACCAAGGGTTCAGTTTCCGATACAGCTACGTggtaaaacattattttcaatgaAGAAGTTTACTTTTACAATGCACATGTGAGGATGGGGTCAACAACTGTCAATAGGCAGCAACCTCAGTTTCACCATGGCACTCTTTTACACACTTTGCAGTCTTTCAAGACTGCTCTGACATTTAGCCCAAAACCCGCTGCACACTACTTGCGTAGCGCCCAGTTTTGGTGTAGCCAAGATTTATGAGGGCAATTTCACCCCCAAATATCAGCTTAAACCCTTTGTTTTATTCGGTAGGCCTACGCATCAGTTTACTAAGtcattgaaaatgtaaatatgtgaaagccagcattggtaagccatctttcaacagtaatgtaACTGTTTAAAGATTTGAATCAAACAAGTCAAACCTAACTTCACAGCAATCTTAGACTATCCGTTACTGAGACGTATGATGTTTCCTTCTCAGATTGTATATCTCTTTGTGAAAAGTAGATTCTTCAATAAATGGATGTAGTTCCCAGTTTTGTATGGCCAAAGTAAAGTATTGGGTGTCACATGTCACTTGATAGCATTATTTCAACTTTTTGAAGAATCTTCCTTTCACAGTGATGATTTGAGATGAAGAGATCTGAGACCATATACACAGGCTTCACCCAGCTATTTACAACTGCCCATATCACGCTCATAGAAGTGGGTCTTTAAAAGAAGCAAaattttaagtgaaacattttagaTGACATCAGCTCAGCTGGAGATCTGAGCAATTAGAGGCATGAATGTTTTACTCTGAGTTTCAGGGTCACTCATTTTGCCATATATTAAGCGAATAGACTTtcccgaactgtcaatcaagaacacacaatagaccaatcataagcagcaCTGTTGCAAATCGGTAAACCTGATATCCCACACATTTGTTGAAAATGGTTaatctttctgtgatgtcatgaaGTCACGATTGCTTTCACCGGGTATGATGACAAGTAACATTGTCATGAGAAGAGGTGATGGGACATCGGACCCATTGCTACATCTTACAATTTAAACTTGGCGATTCTGTATTTGGTCATTTAATTTTGggagctgtaggcctacagtgaTATGAGGAAAGTACCACAGGGTGGGATGGGAGAATGAAAGCATACAGaaaaacatcagaaaacttCATTAAAAATGCAAGGGTAAATAAGCTTAACATAGACCTATGCTGGAAATTGCTCCagatatacattgtaataaTATAAGTCATAGTGAATGTTAATGCTTTTGTAAATATGGTACACCGACATCATATTGATATATGAATATAATAAGTTTTTCTCTGTCTTGTGTAAAATTGGCCGTATAGTGCAGTAAATTATTACAGTGGAATTTTACAGTGATTTGTGGTTGGATGATTTGACACTATATTTTGGAGAATATAACCAGCAGTCTTGGACGATTTCTCTTAGACGATATTGCTACTTGCATGTTCTGACCTATATCTTTTAGACATCAGATATGGAGAATCTTTTCTACACCAGTGCGTTTTCATTAAGTTAGACCAAGTGCTTTGTTTGTCTATTAtacttacctacatgtatacccttaTCTTTATAGATGTACCTGAGAACGAGTATAGTTCTGACGCAAGTAAGAATCCTAACCCAATAAGACGGAATTTAGAGCAtctaaaattgttttatatatcaGGCGagagtatacatatatgaataacaCATTCTGTAAATGCCTTTTCAGAACAACAAAATGATGGAGGACAGCTTAGATGTCACAGTAGACAACTCTTATGACAGTGAAGAGCAGGTTGGTATGACTATGAACCATGTAATTTGTGTTATCGTGAGTCTTACGATATGCCATTTCCCGCTCATTTATTTTGCATTGTTTGAACTGGTTTAATGCCTTGTACAAGTTGACTCTAACAAGTCGGCCGTTTCTGTTGTATTTGGAAGCTCATTTAGACGTCAGGTTATGGAATTGTTGATGGAATGTTCCTAttgggtgaaatatttgtaaccTTTCTaaccttttgtttttgattgacaggaagatgatgatgatgattttaaacatgCCAAACTTCTGGATGCCATTTCATCCCTGGATGGCAAGAAaaagtatgttttgttttaaatgtattaaaagtaTAGATTTTGTCAGTGCCTTTGGTAGTACAGAATGACTCTCAGTTGTAATGAGAATTTACCTGGAGGTTTACTTGGATGTCTCTCGTTTTCGATTAAAGCAAAAGTCCAAGAAAATCATGTTTCAGATGCAATTCTGAAGAAGACATTAGAATTGCCATTATGATCTTGGGTAGCCTACGTTATTTGTTAAACTCCAGATACAGATTATAGACTGGTCAGCAGTTTCTCAGGATATCATGAACTGGTGTCGTTGACTTAGTTGGCTGCAGTATTGCAAATTAGCATTATAAATATGGCGTCAGGATCATTCAACTACATTGATGATGTTAGGAAGTAATGAATTACATTTGCAAGAGATGTAAAACAATCGTATATATTTAGGGAAATGTAGTGTATGATGTTAGGAAGCAAATTCAAGAAGTTCCATGGGCTTGTGTGTTGCTgtcaatttaaatattttctatataGTACAAAGTGCATTAAAGGGAAGTACAAACTGTagtgttaaaaaaacaatttgtaaTCTctgaattcttttattttagaTCTTCAGCTTCTCAAAGGACTGTGCTGGCCAATCAGATATCAGAGTTCAATTTCTCCTCCACAAAAGGTATATGCTGTAGTGCTCACTTTGTAGGCGTAGGCAGTGGTCAGATCTTTATGTAttgtataaattaaaatttataaataaagaaacatttacGTTTTCCAATTGTTACAAAACTGTAAATTCCATTAACCCCTTAGAAAAAAAAGTTGCATGGTGAAATCCATATCAGGTATCAGTCATTTTTAGCTTGTCTTTTCTCAACtagtttttgaattttgttttatacagaCCAGGGTAAAGTGAAACTTCATGAACTAGTTGGGACTCTACGGGACACCACCAGTCATGGTACTCTGAAGAAACAACTCCGAGCTGTCCAGAAAAGGGCAAAGGTTGTGGCTACACCCCTCCCCAGGCTTGAGCAGGAGAGAGTAAGGACTTTTTTACATGAGATTTAATAGACCTGCTATAATAGACTGTAtatgtcttcttatggcagacATATGttgaaattcttgaaaattttgtggaaaataaTCCACCTTTTTCATCAGTGTTTACctaaatgttttgttgtttcagtaacaacatatttttggaTGGTGCATGATTTGAAATAACTTGGTTATTGGCATGAATTAGTTACACATAATGTCAGGGCTGTACAGGTAGCAAGTGACAGTAAGTTTTGTGGATGTGGATATTATATGTCTGTACAGTTTATTGGTGGcacgtttcacaaagcgcatgTAGCGCTGCATtcacataactaccatggcgacgcgATGCCTACAGTTCTGTCACCATGGAAGTCGAGTGCCGTTTAGGGCCCCTTAGGTCTAGTGACGTTGTGGTAGTCACTGAGACACGCCcttctgataaaattaacatgtGAAAGACAAGGAGAAAGGAAACATTTGTGAACAATACTTCCTGACCCCAAAGCCCTGGAAAATTTAAAAGTAATGCCTTCACATACAGTAAACAAtgtcataaataaacaatgtcgTATGATGcataaatttacacatacatgtaagtgatgttTATTCTCTCTAACACTACTACGAAACCCATTGAGTTTTGTGTAACTGATGCTATGCGGATTTCACTCTCTCTTATGACTTCCATCATCATAGTGAAGCTATTCACCCGgtctctgcatggtttccttccaccatattcTAGGctgtcgtcatatgagtgaaatattcttgagtacggcgcgtaacaccagtcagatacataaacaaacacagTCAATGTAAGATTACAGAATAATTTGGCTGTTAGCAGATTGTTAGGTCATTACTAATCTCTTCTCATTTGGAATTAGATTGAATGATGTCAGTCTTGTAACTCcaagaaaaagaaatcttttAGTACTGTATTCATTACAGTATCTGTGATGGAAATTCTGAATTAATTGTGGGCCCAAATCAGGTCTTTTTTTCATCATTCCATGTGTGTAACTAAACAAAGCATTCATTTTGTCTTCTATACTATACATGGAAATGGAAATGTATGTGGAACTATTTATTGTTTCTACCTGAAACCTCTTAAAAGGACAAGCCAACTTAGAAAAAGAATGTACTGgtatatgtgttttgttacaacagaaatattttttcatttcagattcAGAGAGGATTAGCATACGAGACAACATCAAAGGAGATTTCTAAGTGGGACCCAGTGGTGGACAAGAACAGGAAGGTAATGTGATACATTattacagtcaaacctgttgtatgTGGCCAGTGAAGGGACACGTAAAAAGTGGCCGCATATAacagttggccacataagacaggttgtgaagacaaagccaaatcacaactgaGTTGTGAAACaaagtttcaggaaatctacacatgtaggcctacatactaatcttatacataattgttaAAGCACTAATCTGCTCAGCcacataaatttcatagaaatataacaattgtagtaaaataataactcaataatttcaagttttgtggggtaGACATATGGATTTCATGCATTTAACAGCCGATTACAGAAAGAGTTTCAGGTGAGGGCACGcatgacaggagaactttcttcccatcattgTCAAGCCCAAAAAGCCATGTGCTAGTTTGGCCTATGTAGCTATAAATGACAATTCTAGcaaagttttggactgtaaaGGGCAGATTGCCGAGATGTTCAATCATATTTACAATTACCggtgaaaaaacaacaacatgtacaagtgaaggaagatcaatttctccatgtgttcggtacaggcaatattttggccgcacgaaatgaaaacaaagcaccatttgcctgcaaagataatagccaagcaagccagataatttgtcaaagagaCCATTCATGAGaggaaccacaggaggtcagattatatccgaTTATATCGGAGTTTGCCCGCTGTTTATGGCATTCATAGCAGGGACCTCAGCACGGAGCTAATCCACTGCCACAGTGCAGGGGTGTCCGGACAATAACCAGCTAGGCCTGATTAGAGAACAATAGAGTTCACTGCTATTGACCAATAATGTCCAAACTTCACTTCtcatcacaaagtggcaggttgtaacttttaatcactacAAAAACTATTGAAGTCGGGTGGtcaccattttgaaattttttaatgtCCCATGCGGCAATcatcattactgttgaaagtctcggccgctcaggacaggctgatatagaatttggtggcaaaatatattggccgctgGATGCGTTGGACAGGTGCCTGcatattacaggtcgtttaacatggaaaattgtttggtcgcgGCAGAGAGTGGCCACTTACGGCAGATggacgctgattacaggtggccgtaggtacaggtttgactgtattatTTTATTGCTAACTTGTGTAGCATTATCAGAACGAGATTTCTAAGTGAGTCCCAGTGCTGGACAAGAACAGGAAGGTAATGtgatacattattattattttatcgCTAACTTGTGTAgcattattaaaatatattgatGAAGGTGTTGTCACGTGTTTGTCTGAATGTGGTTGTACCTAGCATGTTTGTAGTCGTTTTCAAAGTGcagttttgtcacatttatatgtacaaattatacatgtacatcaacctCCTTGACAGTCATCATACACAAGATCATGAACAAGAGTGTGTCAACTATACGCCCTTGCTATTAGACCATACCTGAGAATgattgtaaaatttcagttcatttCAGTCAAActgaattttctgtatttttcgtCCAGTGGTGACTtacaaatttcagaaaataacaGCATCTTTATGATGTGATcttctgtttttaatgttttcagtaGTTCCAATTCGTCCCGAATTATGAAAGTTAATGTATGCACAGTGTTTACTGAGCATTGCCATGTATGGTTGTAGAAAGCCGTTCTgcaaatttttgtacaaaatggaTGATTAGACTTTTATTTCAGTTGCGGTAAAAAGAATATGAAAAGATtgaacagatgtacatgtaaccagtgtGTGGGACATTTGGTTGACATGTGCAATATTGTGCACAATGATTGGTTATATGCATGTTGTTGAGTGACAGTTTGGAAAACAGTCTGCCCCATCGACCCACTGTTGAATGTGTATGAGTTCTGATTACATCACATAAGTGCCATGCATATCACAGAAAAGTGAAGACATAGGACATTTTCTAACTTAATTCCTACAACAATTAAAACTACTTGTTAAATAAAGAAGCATACAAGTCATGATGTAAAAGTTCACTGGTACAGTGTGTATGATTTACCAAACAgccgtgtttttttttgctgcagGCAGAACAGCTGAAGTTCCCACTTCAACAGCCAGACTTGAAAGTCGTGACAAGAACTGATGAATTTGTGAAGAGGTTCCAGGTGAGGACagctgtcatatttaacaagtCTGAGAAAAAGTGCCTGACATTTTTGGAGAAAGACACATACTCTCagtattacatattttttttccagtcttcctttacatgtacttgggtgCACATATTTTCAGTCTTGATTGAATGATTGCTAGTTACaccgaaaaaaaaatgttgtttatgttttaattcaaaatgatatttCTGCAACACTTATAAGTTGCGTTAAGATAAATATAAGTTTGTATTCAGGTAACAACATAATGGATAGTATACATTGTAAttgaaacatgaaatattttgatgtattgGAGTACATCTACGGTAGCAGTAGTGTGTTAGCTGTAATTTGTGTTAACGAAGATGTTATTTGACTTTCTGAAACAGCTTTGTTTAGATTTAAAATCAGAAATCCGGAAATTTGAAAGAGGGTGTCCAAACACTTGCTTCACCAAACTCAGCCTTGGGTAGTCAAATGCTTTAAACACAGATGACAATAATGGGATgcaaaaaaacaagacaacatGACTGCACATGCAGAGAAATTAATGCAAAAACTAGTAAGAAATTAGGAAAACTAAATTGATTTTAGACCGGTGAACATAATCGCCTTTGGCACTTCAAAAATATCAACTCCTCCACATTTACTGATTTTAATTCAACAACAAAgacaagatttaaaaaaaaaaaaaatcgttattTCTTCAATTTCCAGTCTGTTCTCTTGTGGTTTTCAGGCAAGGACACCACTGGAGAAGGAGGTAGCCGCTCTGTTACACGGCAGTGACAGTGTCCTGGAGAACACTCAGGTCTTGACAGCTGCCGAACAGAGAGCCCTGGATGCCATGAGTCTGGAAGAGGTAGGGTCAAGTACAACTCCTTATTCACAGGTTTTCTGACAAGATAGGCAGAATGTTGTTAATGGCTTGATCAAAATTCTCCATTCTCGAGGACATGTCTGACATTAAATATGGCGCTATTTGATAAATCGTAACAGATAATTTTGGCAAATGGgtgaatataacagaaaaacacatttcacaTAGTCCAGGCATTTACTAACCAGCCGACTTTTTACAAGAAATGCCATCCTCTGAACCATTGATGCCTATTGTTTGACATTGTCAAGGATGCATGTCATGCACAGATACCTCGTGAGGTGCTTTGGTTTCCCCCTTCATAGTGCTTTGGTTTCCCCTTCATAGTGCTTTGGATTCCCCTTCATAGTGCTGTATTTCATTCTTCATGAACATCAAACCATCATTAAAATTGAATATTCagaagtatttttttatttttaaattctcATTTGGAAGGCTAAAATGCGGCGAGCTGAACTTCAGAAATATAGAGCACTCTTGTCATATAAAGAGGCCAAGGCAAGATGGCAGAAAAAGATCAAGAGTAAAAGGTTTGTATTGGCAGAGAAATTAAACTGTTCTGATATGATAAGAATCAAAAACTACAGGTTATCTCTGTTACGTCCTGACTGCTGTGATGTGACAAGGGGGGTAATTAAGGGGCGGTCTATTGTGATGTAAAGGACCCATTGTCTGATGTGTCTGCCGAGTAGAGAAGACcagtatttatcaaatgtcttaagacttaagtcaaacacAGCtggaaatataatatttttgcatttaaaatttgtacactgattcctCACCGCAGAATAATGTTTCTCTAACCACAATTTGAATGCTTTTCTGTTCTGAGTCTGACTTTTTAAGGACTTGCGATTTATGAATTTaatcttaagttgcttgataaattcTGACCCTGGTTCTGCGCCAAGCAATTatgttgtaaacattatatCTTGCTGACAGCTACCATAAACACTTGAGGAAGTCAAAACAGAAAGAAGAGTTGAAGGCAATAGAGGAACTGCAGAAAAATGACCCAATGGCTTATGTGGAGAAAATGAAACAGCTGGAGAAAGACAGAATTGAGGTATGGCAGCATAAGTATTATGTACTTATAGTGAGAGCTGGCTGTTTGTTTTCTGCAATCATGtgcaaaatttgttttattttttattaattttgttgtattttgttaTAGTCAGATGAAATAATTTGTAGGTGATAAATATAGACTTGGATTCAGATTGATGATAAGTTTTGGGGACAAATACGTAAatagcaaaaatcccaaaattCTGCCTTAagtttatgttgttgttttttgattttttttatcccacCTTTTTGCCACCCAGACTTTGATTTCTGGGAAATAACTGCTCCAAAGATTGTCACATTTTAGTGAATTTTTGTGTGCAGATTTATGTTATGGCTATCAGAAACCAGCTTTTTCCATTCATAAGTTTGCATATTTAGCTTGGGATAATAATTCTCTGAGTTTGCtcgtttttaatttttgtatcaAACTGTGAGTGCTTCCTTAATTTATGGGGTAAAACTTcagttccccccccccccccccacccaccccctccTCCCAAAAGTTACAGTTAAAGTTTACAGGTTGCAGCTTTTTGTGTATCGTAGGTATCTGAGAATTCGGGGTATCTGACCAAACAAACGAGAATTGAAGTGTACAAGACTGGATGTGATTTAGTATGTCTTagtatttttccttttttttcaggaaCGAATGAACCTGAAGCACAGAGGGGGCAGCAAGTTCCTACAAAGACAGAAAATGTACTCCAAATATCAGGACCAGGTGAATGATGGTGAAAGCTTATTAAGATGTGACCTGAAGTGtattaaattgtgaaaaaatcaaatgaaaacttgcatttaatttaattctggAGGggttttttgttctgttttactgTATGTTTTCTCTGGATTAAGATATATTTCAAACTTACACCTAATTTTCTGATTTCAGATTATTTGGAACTTacttaaaaacacaaatgaagaTAAAACATGACATCACATGTTAGTACTGTACCATCTGTTGGTAACACCATTGACAGTATGTCTTACATTTTCAACAGGCACGACAGGCGGTTCAAGACATGTACCAAAAAAGCAGAGAACTGACTCAGAAAACTGCTGTGGAGAGTGATAGTGATGAGAGTGTAGCTAGCATGAAGAGTGCAGATGAACTCCACCTGGTGGAAGATACAAAGGGGAGTAACCCATGGATGTCAGTCAATACAGGAAAGAAAATAAGAATCAAGACTTGGGATGATTCTGTAGAAGATTTAGTCGAGGACAAGACAGTTAAAGATCTTCATGAAGATTCCCATGGTAGGCTGATGGAAACACCTAAAAGTGATGTTGAGAAGGCTGAAGAAGATGGTGAAAGCCGTGCTGAATCTTTGAAAGAAGAGGAACATAACcttgaaagaaaacagaagagtAATTCatcaagaaagaaaaaccagAATGTTTCACAGAAAGATGATACAGACGGGAAATCTGATAATGCTTCCTCTGGCATGAAAGAGACTGTTTTgaaaaagggaaataactccatAGACAGCAAGTTAGACATTGATGAACTGTTCGAACAGTTagacaaaaatgcagaaaagTCTGTGAAACGGGCTAAGAAAAAGAAGCTAAAGAAGAGAGAGAAGCCTTTGCTTGAAAGTCAACCAGGTAAGGATGGAAATGAAGAAGAGGAAACTGTTATACAGGAATCGTTACAGAAGAAATCAAAGTTTGAGGACTTTGATGTTGctgatgaagatgatgatgaagagACACACCCTGtcaaaaaaacaacaccagtGCAAAAAGAAGAAAGACCGAAAGCCAAAAAACATACAGCGGAGATTTATGTAGACCCCAAGAAATTATTTACTCTCGAAACCAAAGTCCAGTTTGCTTCTCTTCCTGACATTGTGGTTAATGATGACGAGGATATTGCTGAAGACGAACAGAGGATGACGATCGCTGAGGCATTTGCTGATGATGATGTGATAGAGGAGTTTGCCCGTGAGAAAGGAGAGGTCAGGGCAACGCCAGAAAGCAAAGGACATTGACCTGACCTTACCTGGCTGGGGACAGTGGGGCGGCACAGGTGTTCAGGTTAATAAGAAGAGAAGGAAAAGGTTAGTTTTCCATGTGGTTAtaaatttcttcacattgtTGAGAAGAGTGGGGTATTAACTTCCTGGGGTATTGGTAACAGTAACCTGTCtgtgagatatttatttatttttttatttgttcatttgattggtgttttacgccatactcaaaaatatttcacttatacaacagcggcaagcattatggtggaaggaaaccaggaagaaCCCTGGGGAAACTCATAACCAttcgcaggtagctggcagaccttctcatatacagctggagaggaagccagcatgagctggacttgaactcccagcaacCGCATTgttgaggggctcctgggtttTCGCGCAGTGCTGGCACGCTATCcccaccttggccacagagaCATGTAGCTGTTTGATACACTCTCAGACATTTTGTCAAGGTTTCATGTTTAGCCCATAACTTACCACATATGCCATGTACAGTAAATTATTGTgatgtttgatttgtgttctgCTGTTTTGCATGAATTTGATGGAAGTTCACTGGAGATTGATTGCCTTCCAAAAGCAAAACATTATTGTGTAAGAGTTTATTCCTGGCAGCagtcatttaaataaatagatttcacATGAATTGAGTATAAAAAAACAGCTCATATTAATTATATTCAATAATGAGGcagcattgatttattttattggtgttttatgcagtacacaaaaatattttacttttataatAAAGGACGGCGGTTTGTAATATtattatgttgggagaaaaccaggtagaACCCGAgggaacctacgaccatcctCAGGAGACGGTATTTAATGTTTATATTATTGAACACATACACCTGTGTGGTTTGTTTTCAGATTCCTCATCAAAGCGCCACAAGGCCCTCCGAGGAAAGATCGGAAACTGGGAAATGTCATCATCAGCGAACAGAAAGATGAGGCCATAGCTAAACATCAGGTAAATTACCCAGTGTGTGTGCTGAGCAgaagtatttatacatacatgatcCACTACTACGGAATGTGGAAGACCAAATTCAGAGTGTGGTATTTTGTATTATCCCGCATCAAACAAAATACTCTGATTTTCATGGGACAACAAAGGTATCGTGGGATCtagatatattcttgaatcctgcagacgacgtcaaacgtgtctgctgagtaggttatctccctttgttggggcTGCTAAcacaatggtcacatcgctgaagcgattcacctgtACGTCGCTCTTAagttctgcactgaattgatgggtctttgcaggataaattcattacatggttactcagtgatatgATACGGAAATGTTATAGTGTCAGTAACCTTaagaggattactgacaccatatattagcgtatcctatcactgagtaaccgggggcctccgtgactcagttggttagcgcgctagcgcagcgtaatgacccaggagtctctcaccaatgcggtcgctgtgagttcaagtccagctcatgctggcttcctctccggccgtatgtgggaaggtctgtcggcaacctgaggatggtcatgggtttcccacgggctgtgccggttttccgcccaccataatgctggctgccgtcgtataagtgaaatattccttgagtacggcgtaaaaacaccaatcaaaaaaaaaaaaaaatgagtaaccatgtaactaataatattCTGCATTCAAAAAATCTGGTATAGTCCCCATTTTTAATTACAGGGCTTCaattttcatcatatttttaCCAGAAATCTAAATGGATTCCTGTAGATTTGCTTTACCTGgccaaaattttgtccaaatctTAAATTTGGAAAGAATTTGCTCCAAGTGAAAGTTTTAATGCATGTAAAAGTCAACAGATATTGCAGATTCAATGTTCATAACTGTTATGATTTGAAacgatatatattatatttttaagaaattataaatttgtatgtgacttttttttttgtcaagaatTTAAACAGATTCCTTTGGTTTTGGTTTACAGGATTCATGATGAGAATCTGATTCCCAGATTTCCATTGAAAGTAAAACCCTAATTTATACCCAAAGCTGGATGTATCGGGACTTGCAGAATGAGAGATTTGTGTTTGCTTAAATCATGGATTTGCTGAAATCCGCAACAAATATACTAGTTATGATTGTAATCTCCTAAACGTAGGTGGTGTTGTGTCATATATAGTCTTTATTTGTCGTTCTAGGTAAGCCACCTGCCATTCCCATATACCAATGTTCAGCAGTTTGAGAGAAGTATTCGAGCTCCTGTTGGCAAAACATGGAACCCGGAGACAGCGTTCAAGAAGATGACTAAGCCAAAAGTTGTGACCAGACTTGGAACTGTCATTAAACCCATGgacaaaagtgaaatgttccgCATCATAAAAGAAAGCAGacataacatttt
Encoded proteins:
- the LOC135461336 gene encoding LOW QUALITY PROTEIN: U3 small nucleolar RNA-associated protein 14 homolog A-like (The sequence of the model RefSeq protein was modified relative to this genomic sequence to represent the inferred CDS: deleted 1 base in 1 codon), with translation MMEDSLDVTVDNSYDSEEQEDDDDDFKHAKLLDAISSLDGKKKSSASQRTVLANQISEFNFSSTKDQGKVKLHELVGTLRDTTSHGTLKKQLRAVQKRAKVVATPLPRLEQERIQRGLAYETTSKEISKWDPVVDKNRKAEQLKFPLQQPDLKVVTRTDEFVKRFQARTPLEKEVAALLHGSDSVLENTQVLTAAEQRALDAMSLEEAKMRRAELQKYRALLSYKEAKARWQKKIKSKSYHKHLRKSKQKEELKAIEELQKNDPMAYVEKMKQLEKDRIEERMNLKHRGGSKFLQRQKMYSKYQDQARQAVQDMYQKSRELTQKTAVESDSDESVASMKSADELHLVEDTKGSNPWMSVNTGKKIRIKTWDDSVEDLVEDKTVKDLHEDSHGRLMETPKSDVEKAEEDGESRAESLKEEEHNLERKQKSNSSRKKNQNVSQKDDTDGKSDNASSGMKETVLKKGNNSIDSKLDIDELFEQLDKNAEKSVKRAKKKKLKKREKPLLESQPGKDGNEEEETVIQESLQKKSKFEDFDVADEDDDEETHPVKKTTPVQKEERPKAKKHTAEIYVDPKKLFTLETKVQFASLPDIVVNDDEDIAEDEQRMTIAEAFADDDVIEEFAREKERSGQRQKAKDIDLTLPGWGQWGGTGVQVNKKRRKRFLIKAPQGPPRKDRKLGNVIISEQKDEAIAKHQVSHLPFPYTNVQQFERSIRAPVGKTWNPETAFKKMTKPKVVTRLGTVIKPMDKSEMFRIIKESRHNIFK